Proteins from a genomic interval of Chloroflexota bacterium:
- a CDS encoding ABC transporter ATP-binding protein, whose amino-acid sequence MDNEKEPLLSVRNLKTYFMMDEGTAKAVDGVSFDVYRGQVVGIVGESGCGKSVTIKSVLRIVQKPGEIVDGEILFRHQESDGHGGFFSQTEIVDMAQMDPQGKEIRSIRGGEIALIPQEPMAAFSPVHTIGNQIVEAIRLHMDVNEKEAERIAVERLREVGVPAPEQRLESYSWELSGGLRQRAMIAMALSCNPKLLIADEPTTAIDVTTQAQVLKLLRGLQQEHDMSIIFITHDLGVIAQIADFVVVMYLGRVVETGPVDDIFHNPQHPYTRALLESIPTVHSESKEFLPTIEGSIPHPFQRPDGCPFYPRCTSFMPGTCDKGTPRLLPVNQSQSASCFLYHELSEQV is encoded by the coding sequence ATGGACAACGAAAAAGAACCGCTTCTCTCGGTCCGCAATCTAAAAACCTACTTCATGATGGATGAAGGCACGGCCAAGGCTGTGGACGGCGTCAGTTTCGACGTCTACCGCGGCCAGGTGGTGGGCATCGTGGGCGAAAGTGGATGCGGTAAGAGCGTCACTATCAAATCGGTGCTTCGTATCGTGCAAAAACCGGGCGAGATCGTTGACGGCGAGATATTGTTCCGCCATCAGGAGTCGGACGGACATGGCGGATTCTTCTCCCAGACCGAGATCGTAGACATGGCGCAGATGGATCCGCAAGGCAAGGAGATACGTTCCATCCGGGGCGGAGAGATCGCGTTGATACCACAAGAGCCCATGGCTGCGTTCAGCCCGGTGCATACGATCGGTAACCAGATCGTGGAAGCTATCCGTTTGCACATGGATGTCAATGAGAAGGAAGCGGAACGTATCGCCGTCGAGCGTCTGCGAGAGGTCGGCGTTCCTGCCCCGGAGCAACGGCTCGAATCCTATTCCTGGGAGTTGAGCGGTGGGCTGCGCCAACGCGCCATGATAGCGATGGCCTTGTCCTGCAATCCCAAGTTGCTGATTGCGGATGAGCCCACTACCGCCATTGACGTGACTACCCAGGCCCAGGTTCTGAAACTGCTTCGCGGACTGCAGCAAGAACATGATATGTCCATAATCTTCATCACCCACGACCTGGGTGTCATTGCCCAGATTGCTGATTTCGTGGTAGTGATGTACCTGGGGCGGGTTGTCGAAACGGGGCCGGTGGATGATATTTTTCACAACCCGCAGCATCCATATACCAGGGCATTGCTTGAGTCGATTCCTACCGTTCATTCCGAATCAAAAGAGTTCTTGCCGACGATCGAAGGGTCGATTCCCCACCCGTTCCAGAGGCCGGATGGCTGCCCCTTCTATCCTCGTTGCACCTCATTTATGCCGGGCACCTGTGATAAGGGGACGCCCAGACTTTTGCCCGTCAACCAGAGTCAATCGGCCAGTTGCTTCCTCTACCACGAACTGTCGGAGCAAGTGTAG
- a CDS encoding ABC transporter permease, with amino-acid sequence MLQYIAKRLLLLPVLLFIFSVFAFIIIQAPPGDFVTGYIAELAASGSAVEQEQIDALRELYGLNQPAYVQYYKWMGRILSGDLGVSLDWQKPISELIGERLTLTVLLGLFTFAFTWALAIPIGILSATRQYSFFDYFFTVFNYFGVATPTFMTALVLMWLAFSWFGVSVTGLFSAEYVDAPWTTARVWDMLKHMWLPMVILGLDGTARLARIMRANLLDELNKPYMEMARAKGMSEWRLVMKYPVRLALNPLISTIGWYLPLIFSGSVIVATVLNLPTIGPLLLRSLTNQDMFLAGTIVLIYCSLAIIGTLISDILLAWLDPRIRME; translated from the coding sequence ATGCTCCAGTACATCGCAAAGCGACTGTTGCTCCTGCCGGTACTGCTCTTCATCTTCTCAGTGTTTGCCTTTATTATCATCCAGGCTCCGCCGGGCGATTTTGTGACCGGCTATATTGCAGAACTGGCAGCCTCCGGTTCAGCCGTTGAGCAGGAGCAAATCGATGCATTGCGGGAGCTGTATGGTCTGAATCAACCGGCCTATGTTCAGTACTACAAGTGGATGGGGCGCATCCTGTCGGGCGATTTAGGTGTCTCACTGGACTGGCAGAAACCGATCTCTGAGTTGATCGGTGAGCGTCTGACCCTGACCGTGTTGCTCGGTCTGTTCACTTTTGCCTTTACCTGGGCCCTGGCCATCCCCATCGGCATTCTATCCGCCACGCGCCAGTATTCATTCTTTGATTATTTTTTTACCGTCTTTAACTATTTCGGCGTAGCGACCCCCACTTTTATGACCGCCCTGGTGCTCATGTGGCTGGCCTTCTCCTGGTTTGGCGTCAGCGTCACCGGCCTGTTCTCGGCAGAGTACGTCGACGCGCCCTGGACCACCGCACGCGTGTGGGATATGCTTAAGCACATGTGGCTGCCCATGGTCATCCTGGGCCTGGACGGCACGGCACGGCTGGCTCGTATCATGCGAGCCAATCTGTTGGACGAACTCAACAAGCCCTACATGGAAATGGCTCGAGCCAAAGGGATGTCCGAATGGCGGCTGGTGATGAAATACCCGGTGCGCCTGGCCCTTAACCCATTGATCAGCACCATTGGCTGGTATCTGCCCCTTATTTTCTCCGGCAGCGTGATTGTAGCCACGGTGTTGAATCTTCCCACTATCGGGCCCCTATTGCTGAGATCCCTGACCAACCAGGATATGTTCCTGGCCGGCACTATTGTCCTGATCTACTGTTCTCTGGCCATCATCGGTACTCTCATTTCTGACATCCTGTTGGCCTGGCTTGATCCACGCATTCGTATGGAATAG
- a CDS encoding ABC transporter substrate-binding protein yields MSTSTRRSLLLVSSLLLIFSMLLTACAVPAAPAPAPPAEQPAVEEPAAESMYQEAPKLAEMVAAGELPSVDERLPGDVLVQDVADEIGTYGGTLRRAFLGPSDHNNYTRLSYDALARFSPDGGQVIPHVAKGWESNDNFTEWTVSLRKGMKWSDGEPFSADDIMFWYENILQNEDLMPNVPLWMQNADGSTVKVEKLDDNTVKWTYAEANTAFPLNIANMDGADKSIALLAYAPAHYLKQFHPAFADEAELQARVEERGFETWIELFQVEALPHVSGNRPSTAAWVPVGGSTVSDQVFRLKRNPYYFAVDGEGNQLPYIDEVTFTFFADKEALNLAAVGGEIDLQGRHINMSSYPVLKENEDKGNYHVVTWPTFGGSDAVLMFNQTYQNDPAIGEILQNRDFRIALSHAIDRNAIKESAFLGLGEARQPVPSPGHPFYPGDEHAFKYTELDMDTANELLDGIGLTERDSNGFRLLPNGEPLDIEIQVIPAFGNWADVGQIVVDNWGKVGVKAHIEIRERAQGFQMRDTNDLMVEIWNEDSTPFPFSGQPKMDPRSTVALTFAPLVRKWYQTGGEEGVEPTPEIAKIVEIIDEGKISGPERQVELAQELFRLWTDNVWEIGTVGLTPMIQGVLVVNDNMRNVPDTAGNTWPLRTPGNTRPEQYFYAQ; encoded by the coding sequence ATGTCTACATCCACCCGTCGCAGTTTGTTGCTTGTTAGCAGCCTGCTGCTCATTTTTAGTATGCTATTGACCGCATGTGCCGTCCCTGCGGCTCCAGCTCCGGCGCCACCTGCGGAACAACCGGCCGTCGAAGAGCCTGCTGCAGAGAGCATGTACCAGGAAGCGCCAAAGCTGGCCGAGATGGTAGCAGCCGGCGAACTACCCTCAGTCGATGAACGCCTGCCCGGGGATGTTCTCGTGCAGGACGTCGCCGACGAGATCGGCACCTATGGTGGTACGCTTCGCCGTGCCTTCCTTGGACCATCCGATCACAACAACTACACCCGCCTGAGCTACGATGCCCTGGCACGCTTCTCACCCGACGGCGGCCAGGTGATCCCTCATGTCGCCAAGGGCTGGGAGTCCAACGACAACTTCACCGAGTGGACCGTCTCCCTTCGCAAGGGCATGAAATGGTCGGACGGAGAGCCCTTCTCAGCCGACGACATCATGTTCTGGTACGAGAACATCCTCCAGAACGAGGATCTGATGCCCAATGTGCCGCTCTGGATGCAGAACGCGGATGGCTCGACCGTCAAGGTAGAGAAGTTGGACGACAACACCGTTAAGTGGACCTACGCAGAGGCCAACACCGCCTTCCCGCTTAACATCGCCAACATGGATGGCGCCGACAAGTCGATTGCACTCCTGGCTTACGCGCCTGCCCATTACCTGAAGCAATTCCACCCGGCCTTTGCCGATGAGGCGGAATTGCAGGCCAGGGTCGAGGAGCGTGGATTCGAGACTTGGATTGAACTGTTCCAGGTCGAAGCCTTGCCGCATGTTAGCGGGAATCGACCCAGCACTGCCGCCTGGGTGCCCGTGGGCGGCTCTACAGTTTCCGACCAGGTTTTCAGGCTGAAGCGCAATCCCTACTACTTTGCTGTGGATGGCGAGGGCAATCAGTTGCCATACATCGACGAAGTAACCTTCACCTTCTTCGCGGACAAGGAAGCGCTGAACCTGGCCGCGGTGGGAGGCGAGATCGACTTGCAGGGCCGCCACATCAACATGAGCAGCTATCCCGTGCTCAAGGAAAACGAGGACAAAGGTAACTATCATGTGGTTACCTGGCCGACCTTTGGCGGCTCCGATGCGGTACTGATGTTCAACCAGACCTACCAGAACGACCCGGCAATCGGCGAGATCCTGCAGAACCGGGACTTCCGCATCGCTCTCTCCCACGCCATCGACCGTAACGCTATCAAGGAATCGGCTTTCCTTGGTCTTGGTGAGGCCCGCCAGCCCGTACCCTCGCCCGGTCATCCTTTCTATCCTGGCGATGAGCACGCCTTCAAGTACACCGAACTTGATATGGACACAGCCAATGAGTTGCTGGATGGTATTGGTCTGACGGAGCGGGATTCCAATGGCTTCCGGCTGCTTCCCAATGGCGAACCCCTGGACATCGAGATCCAGGTAATCCCTGCCTTTGGCAACTGGGCCGACGTCGGCCAGATTGTCGTCGACAACTGGGGAAAGGTCGGGGTCAAGGCGCACATCGAGATTCGCGAGCGAGCGCAAGGCTTCCAGATGCGCGACACCAACGACTTGATGGTCGAGATCTGGAACGAGGACTCAACGCCCTTCCCCTTCAGCGGCCAGCCCAAGATGGATCCCCGCAGTACGGTGGCCCTGACCTTCGCTCCGCTGGTCCGTAAGTGGTATCAGACCGGTGGCGAAGAGGGTGTGGAACCTACGCCCGAGATCGCCAAGATCGTCGAGATCATCGACGAGGGCAAGATCTCCGGGCCGGAGCGGCAGGTTGAACTGGCTCAGGAACTGTTCAGACTATGGACGGACAACGTCTGGGAGATCGGCACAGTAGGCCTGACGCCCATGATCCAGGGTGTGCTGGTTGTCAACGACAACATGCGCAATGTCCCCGACACGGCCGGCAACACCTGGCCGCTGCGCACGCCCGGCAACACCCGTCCGGAGCAGTACTTCTACGCCCAGTAA
- a CDS encoding ABC transporter permease, which produces MPTSSDPQPTTSLGDDVIPEPIGEPPADVLPNLADEPDSVYVAANWQLVWWRFKKHKLAMVSGVIVILIAIVAIMPGFFSTQDPHEPDATQLFIPPQRLRFFDDGRLQLYVYDVVGKRNPETLRMEWQTDYENKVYLQFFATGFSHEILGLIESDLHFIGPADPEAEESFHLLGTDRLGRDQWSRLMFGTRTSLSIGLIAVAISTVLGIVLGGISGYFGGTVDMIIQRLIEILQSLPAIPIWLALSAALPRTWSVERTYFAITIILALLGWTTLAREIRGRFLSLREEDFVVAAKLSGSSEARVVFRHMMPTMYSHIIAAVTLAIPVMIISETFLSFLGLGLRPPAISWGVLLQEAQNLQSIALAPWLLLPGLAVIITVLTLNIMGDGLRDASDPYSH; this is translated from the coding sequence ATGCCAACAAGTTCAGATCCTCAGCCCACTACCTCTTTGGGCGACGATGTAATTCCAGAACCGATCGGTGAGCCGCCTGCTGATGTCTTGCCCAATCTGGCAGACGAACCCGATTCTGTTTACGTTGCAGCCAACTGGCAGTTGGTCTGGTGGCGGTTCAAGAAACACAAGTTGGCTATGGTGAGCGGCGTGATTGTCATTCTGATCGCCATTGTAGCCATTATGCCGGGTTTCTTCAGCACCCAGGATCCTCACGAGCCTGATGCCACTCAGTTATTCATTCCTCCCCAACGCCTGCGTTTTTTTGATGATGGCAGGCTTCAGCTCTACGTCTATGATGTTGTTGGCAAACGGAATCCCGAGACATTGCGCATGGAATGGCAGACCGATTACGAAAACAAGGTCTATTTGCAATTCTTCGCCACAGGTTTTTCCCATGAGATTCTTGGCCTGATCGAGAGCGACCTTCATTTCATAGGCCCAGCTGACCCGGAGGCCGAGGAAAGCTTTCACCTGTTGGGAACCGATCGATTGGGCCGGGATCAGTGGTCGCGTTTGATGTTTGGTACCCGCACATCGCTCTCCATCGGACTGATCGCGGTCGCAATCAGTACGGTCCTGGGTATTGTTTTGGGCGGCATATCAGGCTATTTTGGTGGCACTGTCGACATGATTATCCAGCGCTTGATCGAGATATTGCAGTCCCTGCCGGCGATTCCAATCTGGCTGGCGCTCTCTGCAGCTCTACCGCGCACCTGGTCTGTGGAGCGGACTTATTTCGCTATCACTATCATTCTGGCCCTGCTGGGCTGGACAACCCTGGCCCGTGAGATCCGTGGGCGATTCCTCTCCTTGCGCGAGGAGGATTTTGTAGTCGCGGCCAAGTTGTCCGGATCGTCGGAGGCGCGTGTGGTATTTCGCCACATGATGCCGACCATGTACAGCCATATCATTGCGGCTGTCACATTGGCCATCCCGGTGATGATCATCAGCGAAACCTTCCTGAGTTTCCTGGGATTGGGATTGCGACCGCCGGCTATCAGCTGGGGTGTGTTGCTTCAGGAGGCCCAGAACCTTCAATCGATCGCCCTGGCACCGTGGCTTTTATTGCCTGGTTTGGCCGTGATTATCACTGTGCTCACCCTGAATATCATGGGAGACGGCCTACGGGATGCTTCAGATCCCTATAGTCATTAG